From one Lolium rigidum isolate FL_2022 chromosome 4, APGP_CSIRO_Lrig_0.1, whole genome shotgun sequence genomic stretch:
- the LOC124650189 gene encoding ion-translocating oxidoreductase complex subunit C-like, which translates to MDDGMRQLRVRFSGVGHEDQGGGQTRTMPSQQQGALFGRDKLSKGEEYDAAYAATVAAVAYAIAAMEEGKAPSQERKPVPERVASRKKQVPVHVPAAAAPPLELPPPKRGESMKRPVDGSKISRWFSGKEQLVEDGDDDQRANVSVRRPVKMPEQKKPEGVAPSGQNMVGKVVDSVPSMERDPRKRSRKFEQEQANQRPAVPEVLNPRASFPRERKESRRYEQETANQMAPLAGRPSGPAYSSDAERMAAAWEKERMTRIKMKYNETMQTIAEWEDEKKAKARRQKEPREGDSQSKQAKALQEYNEEMKRINKVAAASRLTAEEKKRTAEGKVRQKAAKIRSTGKLPRSCGCF; encoded by the exons ATGGATGATGGGATGAGACAATTGAG GGTCCGGTTCTCTGGCGTAGGACATGAAGACCAGGGCGGAGGCCAGACCAGAACGATGCCATCACAGCAGCAAGGCGCACTTTTCGGAAGAG ATAAACTGAGCAAAGGTGAAGAGTACGACGCTGCGTATGCAGCAACCGTGGCCGCGGTGGCGTACGCCATTGCTGCAATGGAGGAGGGGAAGGCACCGTCCCAAGAGAGGAAGCCTGTCCCAGAAAGAGTGGCATCTCGGAAGAAGCAGGTGCCGGTCCATGTGCCCGCGGCCGCAGCCCCGCCTCTGGAGCTGCCACCGCCGAAGAGAGGCGAGAGCATGAAGAGGCCGGTTGATGGGAGCAAGATCTCGAGATGGTTCAGCGGTAAAGAGCAGCTCGTTGAAGATGGCGACGACGACCAACGAG CGAATGTTTCGGTGCGGAGGCCGGTGAAGATGCCGGAGCAGAAGAAGCCGGAGGGTGTAGCTCCATCTGGTCAGAACATGGTGGGGAAGGTGGTCGACTCCGTCCCAAGCATGGAGAGAGATCCAAGGAAGAGGAGCAGGAAGTTCGAGCAGGAGCAAGCAAATCAGAGGCCGGCTGTACCCGAGGTTCTCAACCCGAGGGCCTCGTTTCCACGGGAGAGGAAAGAGAGCAGGAGATACGAGCAGGAGACGGCGAACCAGATGGCGCCGCTAGCAGGCAGGCCATCGGGACCGGCTTATTCGAGTGACGCGGAGAGGATGGCGGCTGCGTGGGAGAAGGAGAGGATGACGAGAATCAAGATGAA GTATAATGAAACGATGCAAACCATAGCGGAATGGGAGGATGAGAAGAAGGCCAAGGCCAGGCGCCAGAAGGAACCCAGAGAG GGAGATTCGCAGAGCAAGCAAGCCAAGGCGCTGCAGGAGtacaacgaggagatgaagaggatCAACAAGGTGGCCGCCGCGTCGAGGCTGACGGCGGAGGAGAAGAAAAGGACCGCCGAGGGCAAGGTCCGGCAGAAGGCGGCTAAGATCCGGTCGACGGGAAAGCTTCCTCGGTCATGTGGCTGCTTCTAA
- the LOC124708177 gene encoding PGR5-like protein 1A, chloroplastic codes for MAAAAPVAPGSGRVGRPRAPRVGLGAAGAAAAAAGEGPSCLYVGPIETASQERLEALYRQARDSYYSGEPLIVDDMFDKVELKLRVYGSPSVVKYPRCSLKRQSAYADAEEDNSLIMALSSIWMLLLLFGTSALLVPTFNTLSRAFGDAFGTRFLLYGAKSLDGITRANDMVLFGLGYLVGYPIASASLGALQGLLANNVVALKGSCPNCGEQVFAFVKTDKSVKAPHKAECHVCECPLEYRTKIERSLSGPRRSWVYGRVYMAKQGHPRKRRWIKD; via the exons ATGGCGGCCGCCGCCCCGGTGGCCCCCGGGAGCGGACGCGTCGGCCGGCCGCGGGCGCCACGGGTGGGGCTGGGCGCTGCaggagccgcggcggcggcggcgggggaggggcCGTCGTGCCTCTACGTGGGACCCATCGAGACGGCCAGCCAGGAGAGGCTCGAGGCGCTCTACCGCCAG GCCAGGGATTCGTACTACAGTGGCGAGCCTCTGATTGTCGACGACATGTTCGACAAAGTCGAG TTGAAGCTCCGGGTCTACGGCTCCCCATCGGTGGTAAAATACCCCCGCTGCAGCCTCAAGCGGCAATCGGCGTACGCGGACGCTGAG GAGGACAACTCGTTGATTATGGCGCTGTCGAGCATCTGGATGCTGCTGCTCCTGTTCGGTACCTCCGCTTTGTTGGTCCCAACCTTCAACACTCTGAGCCGGGCGTTTGGGGATGCGTTCGGGACGAGGTTTCTCTTGTATGGCGCCAAGTCCCTTGACGGGATAACCAGGGCGAACGACATGGTTTTGTTCGGGTTGGGCTATCTTGTTGGCTATCCGATTGCATCTGCGTCAC TCGGTGCACTCCAAGGATTGCTGGCAAACAATGTGGTTGCACTGAAAGGATCTTGCCCAAATTGTGGTGAGCAG GTCTTTGCATTTGTTAAGACGGATAAATCCGTTAAAGCACCCCACAAGGCAGAATGCCATGTCTGCGAGTGCCCGTTGGAGTACCGTACTAAAATCGAG AGATCTCTGTCTGGACCTAGAAGGAGCTGGGTTTATGGCCGTGTTTACATGGCAAAACAAGGACATCCTAGGAAACGAAGATGGATAAAGGACTAG